The region TTATCTCAACATCACTAAACAAAAAAGTTGCTAAATCTATCACTCTTCTATTTGTGTcgtcatataataataatagtaattaaattatttaatatcatcCGTTATCAATAGAATAGCTGTGCTTTTTTATTAATACATAATTTAAATatacaaggattggattcttgCAACATCCACAATCTTCAATCAAATCCACCCCTTCTTAATCATCCAATTCTATATGAGATAACATAGGCATAAACTACGAAAAAAGGGAAATAGGCCAGGAAAAACGATATCAGATGATCCTCTCCTTTAGACACTAGTCTATCACAACCAGCAAGGAGCCCATTCAGAAAACAAttagatcacaattttcttatACACACATTTTTCACTAGGTTGAGAAAGGATCATTCATGGGTAATCACCCATGTACAGGTAAGCACAGAGACCAAAGCAGGCAGAGAGTAGATGAGGATAAAATATGTCCAGTAGGCGACATAGCCTAACACATGTATCACCTTGGTACTCTTGAGAGTTCACGTGAGTTGGAGTCTCATATTGGTTAAGAATGAGtgctttataagagatgtgacccctAAACCCAATGCCTTAAGGGATTAGGTAAAGATGTAGGGTCGGGttctcttggtgtcttgtggcccatgggctccccatgtctccccaacaagtggtatcagagtcgatgGTTGGTGTGGCCATGGTGACGGCTCCTTGTATCGAAAGTCTTATAGACGGTGTGgctagggtttagggtttagagtcaGTGGGCCTGGTGTTTGGGCCTAGGTTTGGTTTTTTTAGTTGCTTTGGTATTAAGCTAGCTTTTCTTATTTGAGTTGGGCCTATGTTGAGCCAGTGTCATTTACTTAGTAGGGTTAGTTTATTATAAATCGGAGTACTCTCCTTAGGTTAGAGCATAAATTGAGTAATAGAGTTTGTAAAGGGATTTTCCCTCAGAAGGGTTTCACCCGTGGAAAGAAGGTTCTCCATCTTGCGGATCCATTAGGATTGTTTTTCGTATTCCTCTCTTTGTATCTCTCCtttcttcttattttatttttcagtttatatacttgaatttgataaaatatatctatatttcattgataatacgtgactgaaaactacaatatatatagactaacaaatagataaaaagaaactaaatctatctaaacctatctctaattaaatagatatcatctctatttaaatagatactaatgtaaaatagataaacaaatcttaactatatctctatgagataagactaataataaactaaatcttaacagatattcaacactccccctcaagctaaagcttacttagctttaagcttgtaacaaatcgAACCCAAGAAGAACattatcttaatagatatccctTAATAATGACGATCTTGGTGAATCTCTGAATTGAATAACCTTTCAAACTTCGAGTAAATCCATGGCAGCAAAAGACAACTTCTAATACTTCAAATTGaataatcttttgaacttctgcTAAATTCATGGGCAggcaaaagacaacttctcatacttgatctggctgaaattgatgcaagacaaaaaccaattcttctggagtgtcgtagggtagctgagccagcaaacaagggcgaaaaaaaaccagcaacaatacgcccgaaaacaaaacaaggctgaagcaacaactcaccaacaacaaccacacagaaataaaacatacttgaggtcgaccgattgatggcttctaagacaaacaatggtgtcaactttgacacagacaactctcaaacattagagagtgggccagcgcaactcgcagctgaagccctaaaaccaaaaccaataACTCTCAACTAGAGAGTGGGCCAGCGCAActcgcagctgaagccctaaaccagaaaaccaaacaactagaaaaccaaacaatcgagacgaaacaaacgaaggtgacaatgtcaccttcaaaaccaaattgcataaagtcAGCTAAGATCAATATAATAAGAGCATCTCGAACAATGAGACACAAACTAAGATCTCAAACAGCAAGAAACATCGCTCGCAGATGAGAAAAACACACCAGACCCATGAACCAAACTGGAAGAGGAAGACTGGACGACCATTAACGGTGGCGCCACAACACACGTCAAATAGAAGACCTTAAAATTCAAATCTGGCCGAAACACAAATAGGACCAGCGAGAACAATGCAGCGGAGCAATACAATTAGATTCAAcctgatgcttctgcctctcCCAAAAACATTAGCACAAACTGGATTATGGAGAAATAGGAAAGCAAAGGAACGATTGTTGGATACTCCAAAACACGCTGCTATTAAACAATCACCATAGAAGCATCATTCTTGGATACAACCTCCACCAAACCAGCAACAAGGATAACGATTGTCGGCGGTGGTTGACTGTGGTCTCTATTAGGATATTTAGCAATATCCaacacttcccctcaagctaTAGCATAcatgtcatatgcatagcttgtaacaaatattaTTAACTCAAGAAGCCACTGCTGTcggagagagaaattcacacaacacttcccctcaagctagagcatatatatcatatgcatagcttgtaacaaatataattaactcgAGAAGAGAAGCTACTGCCACACAATGCAATGCGGTAATCAGAAATCGTAGAGACTTGAAATTTCCCTTCACCGCCTACTCCCAACGATTAGGTAAAGACTTTTCCCTTTCAAACAATAGCAGCTTCAATATTGGACTCTAAGAAAGAGTTGCAGTGCACATCAGATGCATACATCCATTCAACCGAAGAAATATTACCAGAGTAACCCAACTCACTAATTGAGAACTTGGCTGGACCAAAGAGCCACATGGTACTGCTTCATTCTGGCATCATCAGAAACTTCCAATATCACCATCCCAACGCATTGGCATTCCATATTTCCACTTCATGTAACCAATACTCTCGCTGGCAGTGAAGAATTATTATGTCATTCCAATCAAGAATTCTTGAGTAAACAATTGTTGAATCAATTCCCACAATTTCTTCCAATCACGCAACTGCATTAAAGGAAGGAAAATCTGGAGAAAACAACATCTGGAACAGAACCAGGAGGGAGAGCCAAATATCCTGACCAACTATACTACAACGGACGAACATGTATGTGGTCGTCGCGTCGAGTTCAGGTTTGTGCGTTACCTTCACGCGCCGAAGAAGAAGGCGCGGTTGTTTTAAGTATTAAGAAACAAGGGTCAATAGGGTTCCAAGACAAAGGGGACCATAATCAGAAAGAAACGAGGCCGTAAGAAAAGGCTAGAACGAACAAGCGCGGAAGCACAGGACGAGTGAAAATAATCCAAAGAGATTTGGAAGGTCACCATGAGGGGGCTCACGGGGGAGGAGCCCCCTCACAGCGGTAGGATCGAAActcgctctgataccaacttcaatttgataaaatatatctatatttcattgataatacgtgactgaaaactacaatatatatagactaacaaatagataaaaagaaactaaatctatctaaacctatctctaattaaatagatatcatctctatttaaatagatactaatgtaaaatagataaacaaatcttaactatatctctatgagataagactaataataaactaaatcttaacagatattcaacataTATAATCAAAATACCAACAATACTTCCTATTCCTCTTCCATTGTCTTGTTGTTGGCTATTAGGATTATACAATCCTAACAATTGACAATCCTAACAGCCTCCCTTGTacaaaacaaataataatagtaataataataataataattataataattttaagaagaagaagaagaagagcgaCAGAAGCAGCAGCGGTAAAACAAGTAACATAGAATAGCACCTTTAACTTTGGCGCCAAGAGGAAAAAATCACCAATTATGAATTCAATTTGATCATCCACCCCATAAATAGAAGCATTATGTCTCGCATAATCAATCTTCAATGGATCAATATCAATTGCAATTACATGCCCACACCTGTAATATCAAATAATTGATAGTCAAGTACAGAGATCAACAACcattttcaaagaagaaatttctCAGCGGAAGTAGAAATATCTAACGAATATTGTTTATACTGGAACTACACTAAGGATCCAACCGGAATCACTTAACTAGATAAAATGAGAAACTTTATTATCACTTTATCCATTCATCATTACTAATCATATAAATGAACATTGGCAGTTACTAGACTATATAAGTGGAATAACcatacatataaatataataaatgaaAGGCAAGGATGAGGATAAGAATATATCATAAAATTATACACTGAAGGCCTCTAGTGACTCCAACACCACCTACAATCACTCCATGTATGCATAAATAAATATTGCACAAGGTCAACACTGGGTGGATAAATGTTAAGAATTACATTTGGAACTCACCAGATGAACAATCCAATCTGAACAAAAACCATTTagtgaaatgaaaatatatcaCATTTACTTGGTATATATCAATACCAAATCAGATAATAAAAAATGAACTGTGATGCTGCAGCCATAAACTAattgttgagaacatgaaggcACTCAAAGGTAGGCAGGCCTACAGGAGATCATCATCCAGAATCCAAAGCAACTTGGAACACAAGGAGGTAATCAGCATAGATGTGAAAATAACAACAAACAGAAACAGTTTAAAGTTTCTCTCAATGTCTGTTATTTTAATGTTGTTCAAGTTGCTAAACATATATCATGAATATTAACTAACATGGTAATTTTCTGGTTCTTCCTTAGAAAAATGCAAAGTCTTTCTAAAAGCTTGGCTAATACAATACACCTAGTAAACTTTGTCCACCAAAACCACCAAAAAAACTCAATTTATTGGCTATCAACAAGTGATTAATTAGTACCAACTACTCACCGTTGCGTGAATTGGATAGCATTCCCACCAACGCCAGCGAAACAGTCAATTATAGTGCTACTAGCACAGCGTATTGATTGATACCGAGCAACTGCCTCAGGAGTGACAGAAAACCATCCTTCCTCATCCATTTTTACACCATCATCAAATCTAGAGAACAAAATATACCTCTGACACCAATATTTGCCAATCGTAGCAGAATAAGCTTCAGGTATGTTTTGAAAGTGAAGATCTGAGAAATGCAAAAATGATTATTACATGGGTAATAGCTGTCAACTTTCAACAACACATAGCAACTAAAGAACAAAATACATATTTAGGCATTAACGTCTCACATGACACTAGCAAATTAGCTTGTGTCCATCATTCAAGTATCTATCCCATACTCTGTATTTGATTATTACTACAGCAAAGCAATCATATGAGCATCTACCAAGTGTTATATGAATTTGACTCCAAGTAGAAAGTATTGTCATAAAATTAGAGCCAATTAGCTAAGAGATTTAGAAGAATACCAACCAAATTGAAGAAGCCAGATAATAAAGTATTTATTACAAACCTTCAGTTTCATTATACAACTTCCTCTGCTTTTGTCTTCTTAtctttttcgttttcttttcctttcttgacGTAGAAGGATCAGATTCGGTATCCAATTCAGAAATATCAATTACCATGTTTTCCATGGGTGTATGATCAACCTCTGGTTCTTCTTGAATGTATCTTCCATTAGAGCTGCAATGCATCAAGCATATCAGTTGTTTGAAGACAAAGTAAAATATACAATATCAGAAAGGTACGTTGAGACATCCATTTTCATATTACTATTCTTGTTAGAGTCAAACCATTCATTGGCTTCCACTTAGAAGCTTTAGCTTTGCGAGGTTTGGCTCTTCACATCAAATCACAGCTCTTTTAACTCAACTACAATTAATAACCAAATCTTTTCCCCCTAAGGTAGGGTTGGCTACATAAATCATATGATGACAATTGCCAAAATGCTCGGTCATCCATAAGTTTAAAGGTAGACCATTTACATCTAAATTTCTTTTAATTGTTTGGCCTACAATTTTCCTCAGTCTCCCTCTATATTTACCTATTTGAGTTTGACCATCGTCTATCTCCTCCATCAGGTCAACCCTCCTTAGTCCTTCTTGATGCGTCTATGGTTCTTCTCCACATATGCCCAAACAACCTAAGACAAGACTCTATTGATTGTATTTCATCCTATCTTGTCTTAATTTGCCACTCATCCATCATAACATTCTACCTCTTAACCGTCCAACACTAATCCCGCACAATATCGCAGGTCTTATAGCTATGCAGCAAAATTTTCCTCTGAGCTTAAGAGGTACTTTTCTATTCCTTTAACAAAGAGGTCAGTAATTAATTAACTTATATTCTTTCCATCCCTAATATggccaaaaaaaaatacattgagTGCGGAACTATGCTACTTTACATTGATCAAGCTAAACAGTTCATGGCTTTCACTTAACAACTTAAGCTTATGGGAGAGTTAATCCTGGACACTTGCTTactctaaatttttttttggcattGAAAGGCTTTGTCAACTTTGTGATTCATAGTATCTTAAGTTTGGTCCCATTAGGCCTATTTAGAAGACAAAAAGTTTTAGGTCCAACAGTTATATTGTTATTTGCAAGCTGCAAACCTTGTCAGGACAAATCTACATTAGTTTAATAAAATAATGAGTAAAGAAAATTTTATACAGATAATTCTAAACAATTTGATGATAGTTTAGAGAGAAGCATGAACTAGCATTAGAAGTTTAGCTCATAAAATACCTAATGATATGATCCAGGGCATTTAAAACTGAGCAACATGAAACTCCATCATTGCAACTACTCTCGAAATTCTCATCTGAATGATCAATGGATTGGTCTTCATTATTTGTAGCCATTTCAAAGACAAAATTGCCAGCAGCAACTCCAGTCTGAGCTGAATAACCTTCATGTGGCTTTCCTGATGCGTTCTCTTCAATCCAGGTTTCGTCAGGTGGTTCATTGTTATTTTGTGTTCCATGGTCCTCTGCTGATTTTAGAGCTTCATTATCATCTGATTCAGTAGACCCACCAATTGCTAGATGTTCCATCCCTGGAGGTGGGTCCCATGTAGAAGAGTCCGTTGTGACATTATAAAAGTATCTTCTCTTATAGAAAGTATCCCAGAGCACCATCCACTCTCCATGTTCACTGCAATAATTTGACCCATCAATTCTGTCACATCCACTCCCTTCTGAACATGTGGGAAGCGATTCTAATTCTCCTTCACCAGAGGCACAATGGGTCATATCAACTTCCACTGCACCATCACAGTAAGATGATTCACTTTGGCCTAGTATTGATATACAAGATATAGAACTGTTTGTTTTATCATGAAATTCAGCAAGAGATGCAACTTCCTCCACATTCGCTTCATATAGAGTTTCAGCTACAGGATCATGAGAAGGATGTTGTTGCTTTGAACGTGCACCCTTTCTTTTGCCTTTTACTGTTCCACATTTCTGTGACATGATAGACTGAAAATATAGTTAATACTTAATAGTTGATGGCACTTTTGACAGAAATAATCTAACATCTAAAGAGAAGAACATGAATGATAAAGAAGTATAACTTGTTGGTGCTCTCACATTGAAAACAGAATGCCACTAATATGGACCAACAACACCTATTACTGAATTTACTGCAAAGACAAACCATCAATTATACAGCCATAAAACTCACACCTTAATTGACTTTTATAGTTAGATTGTGGACTTAAATCGGAACCAAGGTTGGTAATGAGTCGAGGTCACTTGCAAACTAATCAGGGCTCTGTTCACTAATACATTCATAAGCTAGACTGTATGCATTAATAACTAGATATGcgtttttgtttaatttttggCATGactaaactttttaaaataaattataataaacagGTGAATTTTATTCGAATCTGACTCATTGCGTAACTAGTTGGCCATAAAAAGTTCAACTGGtataggatttttttttatgttgagAATCGGTATTGAATTTGAGCATGGCTAATTGAGCTTGTTGAGCTAATAAAACAGACTCACTTTCTAAGGTAATAGTGTGTCTGAGAGCTTGAACATTGTCACTCCTAAGACATTGCTTATGCGGACATTCTACAATTCTTTTACTTGAGACCTTACTTATGTGAACCTTGTACAATTGTACTAAAACCTTGCAGGAAAAATATGTTAATGTGTATAAGCAAACCTGCTTGGTTGTCTGAAAGGAAAGAGGGAGCCCCAATTCATTCATCTCCTTGTTAAGTTCCAAATCCTCGGGTAGAATAAGGTCACTCCAATCTACATAAAATACAAGAAAtcgataaaaataaaaaaagggattaataatataaaataaaataaaaaccacCCTCCAAGAAAAGACACCATTTTTATGAAACAGGTAATCATTCCTTGAAAAATAAGCGAGGTTTAAAGCAAAGGGTTTTGAGATAGAAAACGAGAAGCACTTGCCAGGAAGAGGGTCTGCGGCGTCATCGTCATGAGGTTCTTGGGTGAATTTCTGAAACGAAAAGCGATGTGAAAAACGATGATGAGTAAAGTAAAGATAGAAGTGGGGTAAGGTAAACTCACGGATTGTTGAGTTGATAATGGAAGTTGAAGGCCATCATCCCTGTGAAATGAAACCTAGTTTTGTGAGTGGAAAAGGGAAAAGAGAAAAGAGTAGAGAGTAGAGAGAGTGAGAAGTGACCAGAGAAAGACTTGGGTGATCTTGAAGAGAGAACCGAGGGCTTCGATTGCAGGACCTTCGTAGTCAGAATCAGCGATGACCATGGTAATGCTattgctgaagaagaagaagaagaagaatcagtATGGTGCTTCTCTCTCCCGCTACCTCTCAAAACCGCAGGCGCACAGGTGGCTACACAATATTTTACGAATTCAAAAGTTTGGCATATGTTATTGTTTTTTCAACTTGGGCTATGTTATGTGGATGTACCAAAAACAAACTTGAGGCGATTGTGGCTAAAGACAAATGCATGCTCCAAAATTTAATTTCGGGTTGGGTTTCAATTGACTAAATGCAATAAGATTTGTGTACACTTGTAGACCATTAGAGATAAAAAGAGATAAGTGATGATAGATATGATATACAATGTGATCTTGCGACTAAGCGAGCTGACTAAGTGACTAATTAGTTCAGTTCAGGAACATGTGAAACTTTGATCTAATAATTAAGCGAGGTTGCCACTCGAGATACATCTTTAAAGGCTTCCAAAAGACCTTAAGTGACATCGGGCTTGTAAATACATGTGTAGTCGACTAGTCGTTCATTTATGCACACATTACCTATTATGCAAATCTTAGAGTTCTTCTTAGGCTCAGAGATCCTCACTTTGACTTGAGCATCCGAGTTCTTATGTAAGTACATTCTCCGCCATGTCAACGCGGCTATGTCGTGTCAGATAAGTCATTCTAGGCCGAACACTATCACCGGAGACGAAGACATCCAAATGATCATCTCATTTCTCCAATAAAATAATTGAACAATAAAAATAGCATATAACTATCTTATCGTGACATACGACAATACCACTGCCCAGCCTCATCCTTCAAAAATGGTGTCGTGACTCACGAGCCACCTTGACCACGGTCGACCTCTGTCTCCATCACTAGCAAGCCTCCCCTCTAGGAGCGACCCACCTTTCCATGGCCACAAACCCCCTTCGACCTCCGCCCGCCGACAAGCATTGCTGCTGGTTGGTTGAGGGGATCCAAATCCAATTTAGATCACGATCTTCCTCTGGTTTCTCTTCACGAATTACGTTCATGCATCGTTACACATCTTTGTCACCTTGCTGCACCGCTGCGTCGTACCGTTGCACTTCATCGCATCGCCCGCACCGCACTGGCAACACCCTATCTTGCTTGCTGTCAATGAAAATCAAAATAATTGTCCAAGGCCATCTGATTTTTCTCATCACCATAACAACACATTTTCCATCTTCAATACCCAATAACTTAAGCTATTCGGTCATCCTTAAGTGGAAGTTCTTTGGGAGCTTTGTTGCTGGTTCATAGACTGATATTTCTCCATTGAATTTTACATTTATCTCATGAACTcactattttaattttgttttgtcTGTAACTCTTGCATCAGTTGATTGCTATACTCCAATGCGTTATGATTCTTACATATTGAAGATAAGAATTTGCTCTACTTTTCATCAAAATTACATACTTATATGTCTGTGTGCCCAAATTCAAGTTTCGAGACCACATTAACCAAATACATggtgttccggtatggaaccttAGACGTGGGCTAATCAAACTGAGAGCAAGCGAAGTAAATGAAAACTAGGAAAattgcgtgaaatgataggtcccccTACCGCTTGGGTGGTGCCTTTATTTATAGCTTGCGTTTTTAGTCCGAATGGACCATGGGTGACCCGGCCCATTAAGTACAGAATATTGATTAGCCCCATTACATGATAACTTGGTTCGCCCATATcagaccacaagcccacaagacactaaGACTTATAAATGAGGCGAAAGTGTCTTATATAAGCCCACAATGATTCGGCGATAAAGTCATATGGGCGCATGGGCTCCAATGAGAATGTAAATGGTTACACACAATCAATAGAATAATAAACTTGAGCAATAATCAGGGCGATCTTTAGCTCTAGTCCACCTGCAAGTAAATGATTCGCCTGGATATAATGAcagataaattaaattaaataatatacaaGTATTAATCGACACTAAGGATTTTcagcttttcttcttctctcccatGTGCTTCTGATCAAACGTCAAACGTCACTTCATTCGCTTCATATTCACTGTGCATCATGGCGCACTTCAAATCAGCCTTACCTGCCATAATCATCATACTATATCTGCACAATAAATACGCTTCGGGACTCACAGAGATATTAAGCCTCGACACGGTAACATTTGCCACCCTCATCATTACATTCCATTATCCATTTAAAACTCACtaccaaaagaaagaaagagaaagaaattcTAAAGCAACACAACCTAAAATCAAACGTCGCACCCTCGGTTTTTACCATTTAACACTCTTAAAGGCGCGCCGGTCCATGAATTCAAAACGTTTGAATGTGTGGCTCAGAACGACGCGTGATTTCACCCCAGAACACGCGCTTTCCCTCACCGTTTCACTCTCTGTTTTCACTATGCTATAAATATCACCTTCCCCATTCACTCACTTACCTTCAACTTTCCTTCAAATCTCACACAAGTTTTCTTATCTTCTGGAAATTTTCACAATCACCTCACTTCCAGAGCTTCCTTCCTTGAAGATTCATCCACCTCCTCCACTTTTCCTGGTAACTTACTTTTCCTTCCTTGCTTCCTATGCATGattctttcttccttttcttcatcCTTTCTTTGAATCGCACTTTTACACCATTCTTTCTAAAAACAAACTTGCACCTGAAAATCAACTTAGTAAAATCCACATGTCATGACCATAATCTCTTATAATTTCAGGATTTGCCCCCAAAATGGATGCTAAACGCACTCGTAGAACTCCTAAAGCCTCTAATCGTCCTCCCCTTGCTCTTGATTTATGGGTTTCTAGTAAAGTTAAAGCTAGGTTTTCGAAATTCTGTAACATTAAAATGGTAATGGATTTAATCACTTCCAATACTTTTCGCACTGATGGTCAAGACGTTTATCTTGACATTGTCCCGTGCGCCCCTGACGAACCTTGCTGCTTCGGCCAAAGTGATGATAAAGGAAGAAATCACACTTACttttttgaaaacatcttttctGACCTTAAGTGTAGGCTTCCTCTATCAGATTTTACCTGTTCCATCCTTACCCTTTTAAATGTTGCGCCCACTCAACTTCACTGTAATAGTTGGGCTTACATTAGAGCCTTCGAACTCCTCTGCCAACACTTAGGCATAGAGCCCACCAGTAACAAATTTTTCTACTTTTTCGAGACTAGTGGTAGAAGCGTTAAAGGAGAATACCTTTCTTTGGCTGCTGCTAGGGGGCAAGGTCTATTCACTTTATTCAGAAGCCACTATAAGCATTTTAAAGGAAAATTCTTTAGACTAAATGAAACTGACAAATGCAAAGACGTTTTCTACTTTGACGACGGAAAACCAAAATTTCCCTTCTACTGGACTAATCGATTTGAGGATGTGATCAAACTTCCTGAGGATTCACTGACCCCCGAAGAAATGGTGGATTGCAAGTTTTTATCCACTATTGACTTGAATCTCACCGAATTTCTTGGTGcccattttgaaaataaattggGCGCATATATAGGTAACATGTTTGAATTTAGCTCATATGTATTTCAATTCTTTATCCCTGTGTTTTAtacttcttttcttttgtttcagCAAACATGACTCGCCTTTCAGATGAGGATCTTTTGCGCTTTCGCCGCGAGCAGCAGGCGGCCAGGGAGAAAAGAAACCCAGCCAAAGCTTTGGCTGACGCTGATGGAAGTCATTCGGGAACCGAATCGAATCGCCCgcaaaagaaaaagaggaaaGCTGACGCGCCCGAGTCAAACAAAGGGAAGAATGTCAACCAATATTCCATGGAAAAATTTATGGTGAAAGCCCATTCCCCCAGTGTTGCTAACAAAAATTGTACCACAAGTGCTCCACCTTCGTCATGGAAAAACTTGTTGAAGGAGTTTGAGGAACTGACATCTGAAGAGGTCACTTCGCTGTGGGATTCCAAGATTGACTTCAACGCCTTAGTAGAGACTAACCTAGTCTTTGAGGCGGACCGAGAGAAGATGAGGGAAATtgggcttaaagaggcttgtCAAGCCCTTATGACCAAGGGTTTGGAAATTGCTGCCATTTCCAAAATGGTGGATCTTGAAACTGCCGGTTTTGATGGGATTTCTGCAGCCAAACAACttgaagagaaggaaaaagaaatcaatAAGTTGAAGGCCACAATGAAGCTCGTGGACAAGGCTAAAAAAGTCAATGAGAAGAAAATCGCAGATTTGACCGCAGAGAATGTGAATCTCAAAAAGAATTTGGGGGAAATGCACACTACGCATCAATCCCAAAATGAAGAAATACTGAAGGCTAAGGCGGAAATTACAGAATTGACTTCTGCAAGCTCTgaattgaaaactgaaaattcCAAACTACACTTTGAGATTTCAGAGCTAAAGAACTCTGTTCTTGATCAACTTGAGGTTGGTTTTGCTAAGGCTAAGGAACAAATTCTTCTCCTGAATCCTGAGATTTCTATCAATTTTGCTGGTTCCGATCCTTATGCGAGGATTGTTGATGGCAAATTGATCAGTCCTGATAAtgctgaagaggaagaagaagaagaagaagaagaagaagaagaagaagaagaagaagaagaagaagaagacaagaatgaagaagaaaagaacaaagagGGCGACACTCAAGGAAAAGAAGGCGAGGGAGAAACATCGTAAACTTGAATGTTCTAAGTATCTGAATCTCTAAATGTTTAAGTATTTAAgtttcttgtttgtttgtttcagCCCCTAGTATTTTGTgtgatgttttaattttatgacCACCTATGTAAGGCTCCGCCAGTTAACTAATGAAATATGTTTTT is a window of Lotus japonicus ecotype B-129 chromosome 5, LjGifu_v1.2 DNA encoding:
- the LOC130718025 gene encoding uncharacterized protein LOC130718025 isoform X1; its protein translation is MVIADSDYEGPAIEALGSLFKITQVFLWDDGLQLPLSTQQSKFTQEPHDDDAADPLPDWSDLILPEDLELNKEMNELGLPLSFQTTKQSIMSQKCGTVKGKRKGARSKQQHPSHDPVAETLYEANVEEVASLAEFHDKTNSSISCISILGQSESSYCDGAVEVDMTHCASGEGELESLPTCSEGSGCDRIDGSNYCSEHGEWMVLWDTFYKRRYFYNVTTDSSTWDPPPGMEHLAIGGSTESDDNEALKSAEDHGTQNNNEPPDETWIEENASGKPHEGYSAQTGVAAGNFVFEMATNNEDQSIDHSDENFESSCNDGVSCCSVLNALDHIISSNGRYIQEEPEVDHTPMENMVIDISELDTESDPSTSRKEKKTKKIRRQKQRKLYNETEDLHFQNIPEAYSATIGKYWCQRYILFSRFDDGVKMDEEGWFSVTPEAVARYQSIRCASSTIIDCFAGVGGNAIQFTQRCGHVIAIDIDPLKIDYARHNASIYGVDDQIEFIIGDFFLLAPKLKADTVFLSPPWGGPDYAKVATYDMKTMLRPHDGYTLFHVAKEIAPRVVMFLPKNINFNQLAELCLSACPPWSLEVEKVHLNGKLKAITAYFSDTAVGGC
- the LOC130718025 gene encoding uncharacterized protein LOC130718025 isoform X3; translation: MNELGLPLSFQTTKQSIMSQKCGTVKGKRKGARSKQQHPSHDPVAETLYEANVEEVASLAEFHDKTNSSISCISILGQSESSYCDGAVEVDMTHCASGEGELESLPTCSEGSGCDRIDGSNYCSEHGEWMVLWDTFYKRRYFYNVTTDSSTWDPPPGMEHLAIGGSTESDDNEALKSAEDHGTQNNNEPPDETWIEENASGKPHEGYSAQTGVAAGNFVFEMATNNEDQSIDHSDENFESSCNDGVSCCSVLNALDHIISSNGRYIQEEPEVDHTPMENMVIDISELDTESDPSTSRKEKKTKKIRRQKQRKLYNETEDLHFQNIPEAYSATIGKYWCQRYILFSRFDDGVKMDEEGWFSVTPEAVARYQSIRCASSTIIDCFAGVGGNAIQFTQRCGHVIAIDIDPLKIDYARHNASIYGVDDQIEFIIGDFFLLAPKLKADTVFLSPPWGGPDYAKVATYDMKTMLRPHDGYTLFHVAKEIAPRVVMFLPKNINFNQLAELCLSACPPWSLEVEKVHLNGKLKAITAYFSDTAVGGC
- the LOC130718025 gene encoding uncharacterized protein LOC130718025 isoform X2, whose amino-acid sequence is MVIADSDYEGPAIEALGSLFKITQVFLWDDGLQLPLSTQQSKFTQEPHDDDAADPLPDWSDLILPEDLELNKEMNELGLPLSFQTTKQKCGTVKGKRKGARSKQQHPSHDPVAETLYEANVEEVASLAEFHDKTNSSISCISILGQSESSYCDGAVEVDMTHCASGEGELESLPTCSEGSGCDRIDGSNYCSEHGEWMVLWDTFYKRRYFYNVTTDSSTWDPPPGMEHLAIGGSTESDDNEALKSAEDHGTQNNNEPPDETWIEENASGKPHEGYSAQTGVAAGNFVFEMATNNEDQSIDHSDENFESSCNDGVSCCSVLNALDHIISSNGRYIQEEPEVDHTPMENMVIDISELDTESDPSTSRKEKKTKKIRRQKQRKLYNETEDLHFQNIPEAYSATIGKYWCQRYILFSRFDDGVKMDEEGWFSVTPEAVARYQSIRCASSTIIDCFAGVGGNAIQFTQRCGHVIAIDIDPLKIDYARHNASIYGVDDQIEFIIGDFFLLAPKLKADTVFLSPPWGGPDYAKVATYDMKTMLRPHDGYTLFHVAKEIAPRVVMFLPKNINFNQLAELCLSACPPWSLEVEKVHLNGKLKAITAYFSDTAVGGC